In Campylobacter porcelli, the sequence AAATATTAAAACTTGATTGTGACTTTTAACAATAGGGAAATTAAATAACTTCACTTTTTAAGATATTCTTTAAAAGTGAGTTGGAATTATACAAGAGTAATGCTTAAAGAATTATTAAATATATAGTATTTTTAAAAGAAATTTTACTAGCGTTAAAACAACAAAAAACATAATAATAGCAATAAATATATCTATAATCCTGTTAATTATTGGTTTTGATAAGAAGTGACTAAATTTTTTAGCACCAAAGCCTAATGAAAAAAACCATATAAACGAAGCAGAAAGACTACCAAATGCAAAAAGTATCTTCTCTTTAATATCAAATGTTAAAGCTGAAGCTCCTACCACAAAAACAGTATCTAAATAAACATGGGGATTTAAAAGTGTAATACAAAGGGTTAAAATAATAGTTTTTTTAATAGAAAAATTTGAATGCTCCATTTCAAATTTCATACTATTTTTATTAGAAAAAGCTGAAATTAATGCTGTTATAGCATAATAGCTAACAAATAAAATTCCAAAAGTTGTGATTAATATATTTACTACCACATTTTTTGCTATAACTTCACCAACACCGAAAATTCCAGCTAATATCAATACAAAATCACATAAAAAACATACAAGACAAACATAAAATACATTATTTTTAGCTATACCTTGTCGCAAAACAAAAGCATTTTGAGCTCCAATTGCCATAATCAACGAAAGTGATAGAAAAAATCCTTTTAAAAAAATAAAATTTTGCATAACTATAATCCAATAATTTTCTTTACTTTATCAAAATCATTTTTATTAACAAAAATATAATCTCTTTCGTAAGCTGATACAACTAATACACTTATACATTCTTCTTTAAGCGGTCTTAATACCTCGAACAAGATGCCACTTTGTGAAAAATCAAAAATTTCATCTATATAAAATGCTTTAAAAATTTGCGTATTATATGAATTTTTTAATTTATTTTTTATAATTGTATAACAATCAAACTCATTAACTACGCAAAATAAATCATCAGATAAATTTATTGTGGCATTTTTATCTATTTTTTTTATTACGAATTCCCCACTTTGAATTTTTAATTTCATTCTAAAACCTCTATATCAAAACCTACACTAGACCTATAACCAACTTCGTTAATATTTATTTGAGAAATTTCTGTTACTTCATGCCATAATCCACTATTTAAATCTGGCTGAATAATTCCTTGACCATTTTTTAATATCGTTTCAAATATTTTTGTTTTTTTATCATTTTTATAGATTATACTTTTTGCACCATTGATATTTTGTCTATCGATAACAAAAGCAGACATTATAAAATCCATTCCATCTTGGTGTATTCCTTCTGGTGAATTTGTAGATTTTTTACCATCTTTACAGGATATAAAAGTATGATGAACTGTAATTGCAAATTTAGATTTTTTATATATCTACCTATTTTAAAAGAGACGAATTTAAGCATAGTTCTTAAATCATCATCAAATAAATTATCAGGCAATTCTTTAAATTTTCTTTCACTTTTTCTATAATCAAACTTTTCATCTGCTATAAATGCGAGAGATTGGAGAAAATTATTTGCGGGTATTCTTTCAATTTTAAAATTTTCATTTTTAATATCGATGATATATTTAGAAATAAGTCGTTTTCTACTAGGTATAAATAATGAAATTGTTTTTAAAATACTGCTATCCAAATTTATAGATGAAAAATCAAAATTAATATTTTTATACATTTCATCGTTATTAATTTTCATAAATTTAGAGATATAATCGATTTTATTTTTATGCAACAAATATAAATCATCTTCATATTCATCATAATATGATTGTAGTTTATTTTGAATTTTTCCTAAATCCAAACCAATGTCAATGCAATCGACAATAGTAATAGGAAAAGCTATCTTACTCATTTCTTAACTCCTAAAAAATAGGAATTATATAAGATATAAAATAAATTAAAAATAGAAAATAAAATTCAAAAATAAATTTAAAAAAAATTAAGAAATATAATAAAAATATTCATCAGTAGACGAAATATAAATGGTGGGCCTAACAAGACTTGAACTTGTGACCTCACCCTTATCAGGGGTGCACTCTAACCAGCTGAGCTATAGGCCCTTAAATAACTACTTTATAAATCAATCTCTCAAACCTAAACAAGCTGATTGAGACTATATTGAAGTGATAATTGTGAGATTATCACTTTGTACTCTAGAAAGGAGGTGATCCAACCGCAGGTTCTCCTACGGTTACCTTGTTACGACTTCACCCCAGTCGCTGATTCCACTGTGGACGGTAACTAGTTTAGTATTCCGGCTTCGAGTGAAATCAACTCCCATGGTGTGACGGGCGGTGAGTACAAGACCCGGGAACGTATTCACCGTAGCATGGCTGATCTACGATTACTAGCGATTCCGGCTTCATGCTCTCGAGTTGCAGAGAACAATCCGAACTGGGACATATTTTATAGATTTGCTCCATCTCGCGATATTGCGTCTCATTGTATATGCCATTGTAGCACGTGTGTCGCCCTGGGCATAAGGGCCATGATGACTTGACGTCGTCCACACCTTCCTCCTCCTTACGAAGGCAGTATATTTAGAGTGCTCAGCCTAACTGTTAGCAACTAAATACGTGGGTTGCGCTCGTTGCCGGACTTAACCGAACATCTCACGACACGAGCTGACGACAGCCGTGCAGCACCTGTCACTAAGTTCTAGCAAGCTAGCACCCTCGTATCTCTACAAGGTTCTTAGGATATCAAGCCCAGGTAAGGTTCTTCGCGTATCTTCGAATTAAACCACATGCTCCACCGCTTGTGCGGGTCCCCGTCTATTCCTTTGAGTTTTAATCTTGCGACCGTACTCCCCAGGCGGTATACTTAATCCGTTAGGTGCATTACTGCCATGACTAGCACAGCAACAACTAGTATACATCGTTTAGGGCGTGGACTACCAGGGTATCTAATCCTGTTTGCTCCCCACGCTTTCACGCATTAGCGTCAGTTAAGTTCCAGCAGATCGCCTTCGCAATAGGTATTCCTGGTGATCTCTACGGATTTTACCCCTACACCACCAATTCCATCTGCCTCTCCCTCACTCTAGATTATCAGTTTCTCAAGCAGTTTAATGGTTAAGCCATTAGATTTCACAAAAGACTTGATAATCCGCCTACGCGTCCTTTACGCCCAGTGATTCCGAGTAACGCTTGCACCCTCCGTATTACCGCGGCTGCTGGCACGGAGTTAGCCGGTGCTTATTCGTTGGGTACCGTCATGGTTCTTCCCCAACAAAAGGAGTTTACGCTCCGAAAAGTGTCATCCTCCACGCGGCGTTGCTGCTTCAGGGTTTCCCCCATTGAGCAATATTCCCTACTGCTGCCTCCCGTAGGAGTCTGGACCGTGTCTCAGTTCCAGTGTGACTGATCATCCTCTCAGACCAGTTATGCGTCATAGCCTTGGTGAGCCATTACCTCACCAACTAGCTGATACAATATAGTCTCATCCTATGCCGAAAAAACTTTCCCAACTTAACTTGTGTTAAGAAGGAGTATGGAGTATTAGCAGTCATTTCTAACTGTTGTCCTCCAGCATAGGGCAGATTAACTATACATTACTCACCCGTGCGCCACTAACTCATAAGAGCAAGCTCTTACTTGTCCGTTCGACTTGCATGTATTAGGCACGCCGCCAGCGTTCACTCTGAGCCAGGATCAAACTCTCCATAAAAATACTTCGCAAATTAGCAAAGTAATAATTTATTATGAAGTTTTAATCTAAAAACTTAATTGTTTGTAACTATTAAATTAGCAATTATTTAATTTAAATAATTAAAATTGCCTTTGGCTCAATCGATCACTTGTTTAGATTTCAAAGATTGACTATAAATGATAGTTTAACATTATAAAAATTAAAAAACAGAAACGATAAAGAGATGATTTATCCAACTATAAGAAGGTGCTTCTCAATTCGTGAGCTGGAATTATATAAGAGATATACTTAAAGTTTGCTGAATGATTGGGGAGGGGGATGGAATTTATTGAAATTTTTTTGTTTATTTATTAAAATTCTGACAAAATATCGCTAAATTTAACTGAATTATTAAATATTATCTCGCTATTTTGGATATTGGATTTAAATTTGCTTAGATAGCCATTGCCATTTTGTATTAACACTCCATTGCTAATTAAAAATTTTTCATATATGGATATAAACTCTAATCCTTTTATATAAGAAATTGGCTTATAGGCTATAAATTCCCCATTTAAATTTAATCCATTGAAGCTTTGATTGTCTATTAATATATCAAATTTTAGCTCCAAAAAATCTCTAATAGTAAGATTATCCACGACTATCTCTGGTTTACTTATAATGAAATTTTTATAATTACTTGTGCTTATATTTTTTAATATAATTTTTGAGCTAATATCATCAAAAGCTATGCCATTTACCATAATATATTTAGCCGTTAAATCAGTAAAAATATCTGCTAAGCTATAAGCGTTTATTTTTGAGCTTAATCTAATATTTTCGCTTGTTAGATTAATAAAATTTATATTTGAACTTAAATTATCAATTAATAATTTTAAATTACTAGGATTTAGAGCATATGGATTAAAATCTGCAAAATCAACACCATCAATATACTCAATCTCGCTAAAAATACCACTCATATCAACATTAATATTATCAAATTCAAATTTAGCTTTATCAAGATTTGCTTTTATGAAATATAGCTTTTTGCTATCCATAATGCTATTAATAGAGATATTTGAAAATTTAATAGAGCTATGATGTTGAATAATTTGAATTGGTGATATATCTGCTTGAATATGAATTTTGCCCCCATATAGCGGAATATTTAGACTAAATTTAGCCAAATTAACACTATCTTGTGATAAATCCTTAATATCTCCATTAATTTTAAATCCATTAAATATAAAAAGAGGGTTATAGCTACTACTCATATCTATATCTAAATCAAAATCTTTATATTGAAGTCTAAAATTTAAATTATTAGAAAGTATGGAGCTATTTTTATTTACACTATCTATTTTAAATTCTTTGATATTTTGAAGCTTAGCTAGTGCTGAATTTAGCATATGGTTTGAAAATATATAAGCAAACCCATATAATCCAATCAATAAAATAGATATTATAAATATCAGCTTTTTCATCTTTTTTTAGTAGCCCAGCTAAAATATAGCCATATAAGACCAAGCAAAATAAACAAAAATATAGGAATGATATAGCCATGATCGCCAAAATATGATGTAAATCTCGATATAAATTCTCCCGCATAATAGCTAAGCAATCCTAAGCTAATCGACCATATAGCAGAGCAAATAGCGTTAATGATAGCAAATTTAATCAAGCTATATTTGGTTAGACCAATAGCTAAAGGCACTAAAGTTTTTAGCCCGTAAATATATTTTTTGATAAAAATAATCTTATCGCCATATTTTTTAAATAAAATTTGAGCTAAAGCAAGTTTTCGTTTATGTGATTTAAAATATGGCATTACAGAGCTTTTATTATATCTTCCCATATATACTAAAATCATATCTCCGATGAAGTTTGCCACTGCGGCAATTATAATTGATAGAGTTAAACTCATACTACCTTCAAAGCTAAGCAATCCAGCACCAATTATAGCCACCATTCCCCCACCAAGGCTATATAAAAATAGTATCAAATATCCATAAGTAGAAAGATTTGCTAAAATATCTTGCATTATTTCACCACCGATACGGCTTGTAATAGCTGTCTATAGCCATATGAATTGGGGTCAAATTTAACCTTATCATCAACCGTGATTACAGACCCACCAAGATTCGCACCTGCGAAAAAGCCTGTATTATTTGTATAAGCATAAATATCGCTAAACCCAATATCGCTCATAGTTCCGATATTTGCACTATGATCCATAAAGCTAACTGATGTGCTAGCATTTAATGTAAATTTATTATCGTAAATATCTTTTATTATCCCTCTATTCATTAGATACATTACAATAAAATTATTCTCATATCCTACTTGCAATCCGATAGTCGCACCACCTAGCCTTACTGGCACCACGCTCCAAACGCTATTTTGGTGATATGTAATTCTATCATCTATAAACTCTTTTGAATCCTCATCACGCACAAGCATAACCCCACGACCCACCGTCGCCCCAAGGATAAATCCAGCCTTAACAAAAGTAGGAAAAACTATAATAGCAGATGAATTTATAATAATTGATTGCGGTATTTTGTTAGTTCGATTAATTAAATTATAGGCATTTGCACTATCTAAAAGTCTCTCATCGCTAGCATGTAAGCTTAGGCTAATAAAAATTAGATAAATAATCTTTATTAATACTCTATTTCGCATACTCTACAGCCCTTAATTCTCGTATTACATTTACTTTGATTTCCCCTGGATATTGCATTTTACTCTCTATCTCTTCAGCAATCTCTTTAGCTAAAAGCACAGCCTCATCATCATTGACCAACTCCGCATTAGCAATAACCCTTATCTCGCGACCAGCATTTATAGCGTAGGCATTTTTAATACCTTCTTTGGAATTTGCTATATTCTCTATCTCTTCAACTCTTTTTAAAAAGCTCTCAAGCACCTCTCTTCTAGCACCAGGGCGTGCTGCAGATAACGCATCAGCAGCACAAACTGCCGCACACTCCACGCTTAGAGCCTCTTCGTGTCCGTGGTGAGCATAAATAGC encodes:
- a CDS encoding LysE/ArgO family amino acid transporter, which codes for MAIGAQNAFVLRQGIAKNNVFYVCLVCFLCDFVLILAGIFGVGEVIAKNVVVNILITTFGILFVSYYAITALISAFSNKNSMKFEMEHSNFSIKKTIILTLCITLLNPHVYLDTVFVVGASALTFDIKEKILFAFGSLSASFIWFFSLGFGAKKFSHFLSKPIINRIIDIFIAIIMFFVVLTLVKFLLKILYI
- a CDS encoding ACT domain-containing protein; this translates as MKLKIQSGEFVIKKIDKNATINLSDDLFCVVNEFDCYTIIKNKLKNSYNTQIFKAFYIDEIFDFSQSGILFEVLRPLKEECISVLVVSAYERDYIFVNKNDFDKVKKIIGL
- a CDS encoding 2OG-Fe dioxygenase family protein; the encoded protein is MYKKSKFAITVHHTFISCKDGKKSTNSPEGIHQDGMDFIMSAFVIDRQNINGAKSIIYKNDKKTKIFETILKNGQGIIQPDLNSGLWHEVTEISQININEVGYRSSVGFDIEVLE
- a CDS encoding DedA family protein, whose translation is MQDILANLSTYGYLILFLYSLGGGMVAIIGAGLLSFEGSMSLTLSIIIAAVANFIGDMILVYMGRYNKSSVMPYFKSHKRKLALAQILFKKYGDKIIFIKKYIYGLKTLVPLAIGLTKYSLIKFAIINAICSAIWSISLGLLSYYAGEFISRFTSYFGDHGYIIPIFLFILLGLIWLYFSWATKKR
- a CDS encoding lipid-binding SYLF domain-containing protein; the encoded protein is MRNRVLIKIIYLIFISLSLHASDERLLDSANAYNLINRTNKIPQSIIINSSAIIVFPTFVKAGFILGATVGRGVMLVRDEDSKEFIDDRITYHQNSVWSVVPVRLGGATIGLQVGYENNFIVMYLMNRGIIKDIYDNKFTLNASTSVSFMDHSANIGTMSDIGFSDIYAYTNNTGFFAGANLGGSVITVDDKVKFDPNSYGYRQLLQAVSVVK